One window from the genome of Desulfobotulus pelophilus encodes:
- a CDS encoding response regulator transcription factor, with the protein MPHTARILIVDDHPVFRKGLAQLINEEKDMEVCGEAEDVDTAQQKLVRLDPDMVIIDITLKDKSGLELLAEVQTARPGLPTLIISMHDESLYAERAFRLGAMGYIMKGEMSDTVIQAIRQVLSGRIYASDTMVSRMVGRLTRKTDPASHPVESLSDRELEVFQLMGKGFQRKEIADLLGISVKTVGSYRETIKKKLNVCTSGALMREALDWRRRFP; encoded by the coding sequence ATGCCTCATACCGCACGCATCCTGATTGTGGATGATCATCCCGTTTTCCGTAAAGGTCTGGCCCAGCTCATCAACGAAGAAAAAGATATGGAAGTATGCGGAGAAGCAGAGGATGTGGACACCGCCCAGCAGAAGCTGGTACGTCTTGATCCGGATATGGTCATCATTGACATCACCCTCAAAGACAAAAGCGGCCTGGAACTTCTTGCCGAAGTCCAGACCGCAAGACCCGGCCTGCCAACCCTCATCATATCCATGCACGATGAATCCCTCTATGCGGAGAGAGCCTTCCGGCTGGGGGCCATGGGTTATATTATGAAAGGCGAAATGAGCGATACGGTGATACAGGCCATACGTCAGGTGCTTTCCGGCCGTATCTATGCCAGTGACACCATGGTCAGTCGCATGGTGGGCCGGTTAACCCGGAAAACCGACCCCGCAAGCCACCCCGTGGAAAGCCTTTCGGACAGGGAGCTGGAAGTGTTCCAGCTCATGGGAAAGGGGTTTCAGAGAAAAGAAATTGCCGATCTTCTGGGTATCAGTGTCAAAACCGTAGGCAGCTACAGGGAAACCATCAAAAAGAAACTGAATGTCTGCACATCCGGGGCACTGATGCGGGAAGCACTGGACTGGAGGCGGCGATTCCCGTAG
- a CDS encoding acetyl-CoA hydrolase/transferase C-terminal domain-containing protein encodes MAAETRFMADVEACVDAIIETVGRDVVLGMPLALGKSHHVTNALYARAKADPDMSLTILTALALEKPSPSSELERRMLEPMVDRIWKGVPDFDYMKDYRQGRLPDNVKIREFFYKAGSYMNMPEAQQEYISSNYTHVVRDLEVNAINVYCHIVAKGEENGRLMFSDSCNSDLGRDVIAYMERAKAAGRKVVHVAHVNRHLPFMYGDAVNGPEVFDMVLEGEAMHTPLFSVPKASVAPADHAIGLHVSSLIRDGGTLQIGIGALGDAIADSLILRHEHNDVYRNLLADAGIDEQYGDLVDSLGGRAPFEKGLYGATEMLVEAFLYLYHAGILKRKVYGSEPVQRLVNEGKLAERVHPEALALLLGEKPFYPMLTLEDFSLLQHYGLFREELVYDDFSICESSGHRWSADMRDGAYRKEVAAALCGDSLKNGVLLHAGFFIGSNDFYESLRTMDKDERKLFSMTGVDVVNQLYGDEKLRALQRKDARFINTGMKLSILGNVCSDALEDGRVVSGVGGQYNFVAMAHALKDARLIMMLRSTGFRGGKTVSNVVFSYGHTTIPRHLRDMVVTEYGIADIRGRSDREVIARILAVTDSRFQEGLLKKAKDAGKIHPHYMIPDAFRDNTPERLNALAAKYKKQGVFAPFPFGSEFTPEEQILGKSLRGLKQSLAKKKWPAIAGILSGMVKPVPEAVLPYLRRMELHEPVGFKEKLLRSVVIHALVSGGSLDTAAVRQAAGSPGRMKSRVAKATAR; translated from the coding sequence ATGGCAGCAGAAACGCGCTTTATGGCCGATGTGGAAGCCTGTGTGGATGCCATCATTGAAACCGTAGGCAGGGATGTGGTGCTGGGCATGCCCCTTGCTCTGGGAAAGTCTCACCATGTGACCAATGCCCTGTATGCCCGCGCCAAGGCTGATCCGGACATGAGTCTTACCATTCTCACGGCTCTGGCTTTGGAAAAGCCCTCTCCCTCCAGTGAGCTGGAGAGACGTATGCTGGAACCCATGGTGGACCGCATCTGGAAGGGTGTACCGGATTTTGATTATATGAAGGATTACAGGCAGGGCCGTCTCCCGGATAATGTGAAAATCCGGGAGTTTTTTTACAAGGCGGGCAGTTACATGAACATGCCCGAAGCCCAGCAGGAGTATATCAGCAGCAATTATACCCATGTGGTCCGGGATCTGGAGGTCAACGCCATCAATGTCTACTGCCATATTGTAGCCAAAGGCGAGGAAAACGGACGGTTGATGTTCAGTGATTCCTGTAACTCCGACCTCGGGCGTGACGTTATTGCCTATATGGAGAGGGCAAAGGCCGCAGGCCGCAAAGTCGTTCATGTGGCCCATGTGAACCGCCATCTTCCATTCATGTACGGTGATGCGGTGAACGGGCCGGAAGTTTTTGACATGGTGCTGGAGGGGGAAGCTATGCACACGCCCCTGTTTTCCGTTCCCAAGGCTTCCGTAGCTCCGGCGGATCATGCCATCGGCCTCCATGTGAGCAGCCTGATCCGTGACGGAGGCACCCTGCAGATCGGTATCGGTGCTCTGGGAGATGCCATAGCCGATAGCCTGATTCTGCGCCATGAGCACAATGATGTATACAGGAACCTTCTGGCTGATGCGGGAATTGATGAACAGTACGGAGATCTGGTGGATAGCCTTGGAGGCCGTGCACCTTTTGAAAAAGGGCTGTACGGCGCAACGGAAATGCTGGTGGAAGCCTTTCTGTATCTCTATCATGCTGGCATCCTGAAGCGAAAGGTTTATGGCAGTGAACCGGTCCAGAGGCTGGTTAATGAAGGAAAGCTTGCGGAAAGGGTTCATCCGGAGGCACTGGCTCTGTTGCTGGGAGAAAAACCATTTTATCCCATGCTGACGCTGGAAGATTTCAGTCTGTTGCAGCATTACGGATTGTTCCGGGAAGAGCTGGTGTATGATGATTTTTCCATATGCGAATCTTCCGGCCACAGGTGGTCGGCCGATATGCGGGATGGTGCGTACAGAAAGGAAGTGGCTGCTGCACTCTGTGGAGACTCACTGAAAAACGGCGTTCTTCTTCATGCCGGTTTTTTTATTGGCTCCAACGATTTCTATGAGAGTCTGCGCACCATGGACAAGGATGAGCGAAAACTGTTTTCCATGACCGGTGTGGATGTGGTGAACCAGCTGTATGGAGATGAGAAGCTCCGGGCACTGCAGCGCAAGGACGCCCGTTTTATCAATACGGGTATGAAGCTGTCCATTCTGGGAAATGTCTGTTCCGATGCCCTGGAAGATGGTCGTGTTGTTTCCGGCGTTGGCGGTCAGTATAATTTTGTAGCCATGGCCCATGCCCTGAAAGACGCCCGGTTGATCATGATGCTCCGATCCACGGGCTTCAGGGGAGGTAAGACCGTTTCCAATGTGGTCTTTTCCTACGGACATACCACCATTCCCCGGCATCTCAGGGATATGGTGGTTACGGAATACGGTATTGCGGATATCAGGGGGCGATCGGACAGGGAGGTGATTGCCCGGATTCTGGCCGTAACGGATTCCAGATTTCAGGAAGGGCTCCTGAAAAAGGCAAAGGATGCGGGAAAAATCCATCCGCATTACATGATCCCTGATGCCTTCCGGGACAATACGCCCGAGCGTCTGAATGCCCTTGCTGCGAAATATAAGAAACAGGGAGTTTTTGCTCCTTTCCCCTTTGGTTCGGAATTTACCCCGGAGGAGCAGATTCTCGGTAAATCCCTTCGGGGGCTGAAGCAGAGTCTGGCAAAGAAGAAATGGCCTGCCATTGCCGGTATTCTTTCGGGTATGGTGAAGCCCGTTCCCGAAGCCGTCCTGCCTTATCTCCGGCGCATGGAACTCCACGAGCCCGTCGGATTCAAGGAAAAGCTGTTGCGCAGCGTCGTCATCCATGCGCTGGTTTCCGGCGGCAGTCTGGATACGGCGGCAGTCAGACAGGCTGCCGGATCCCCTGGTCGTATGAAGAGTCGTGTGGCTAAAGCGACAGCCCGATAA
- a CDS encoding sigma-54 interaction domain-containing protein, with protein MQPNAKDLLASHSLDILDAIPEGVFITNLEGITLYVNRMYEQLTGLSRHQVLGRQVRSLVEEGVFDLALNPEVVRKAKTVTHTQRLRNGKMLVLTGTPVFDETGALRLVITFARDITRITQLNEQVSLQKQLIEQTNEQMAYMAREQSQTTTPIFASEVMHETLNFLQTMAKTDATLLILGETGVGKDVFARYVHGQSQRSDKVMMKVDCGSISESLVESEMFGYMPGAFTGASTKGKAGYFELAKESTIFLDEIGEMPLAMQTRLLRVLQDGEIMRIGGSRPVKVDARIIAATNRDLASRIEEGKFRQDLFYRLNVATVTIPPLRERQADIQPLAEAFIRKYSAKYNKRIAFMDVTLKAMSHYSWPGNVRELENFIHSLIITHQGPIIAPADLPVSILGKEAPKTEPYSDLLQGGRSLKEIMADIESDFLDRAIRWHGSVQQVARIFKVNRSTIFRKIQKKNTDSAKDRASP; from the coding sequence ACGCCATTCCTGAGGGAGTCTTTATCACCAATCTCGAAGGAATTACCTTATACGTAAACCGGATGTATGAGCAGCTCACCGGCCTTTCCCGCCATCAGGTACTGGGTCGTCAGGTACGCAGTCTGGTGGAAGAAGGCGTTTTTGACCTTGCACTGAATCCGGAAGTCGTGCGCAAGGCAAAAACCGTTACCCACACCCAACGCCTCAGAAACGGTAAAATGCTTGTTCTCACGGGAACACCTGTTTTTGACGAAACGGGTGCTCTCCGTCTTGTCATCACCTTTGCCCGGGATATCACAAGGATCACCCAGCTCAACGAGCAGGTCTCCCTGCAGAAACAGCTCATTGAACAGACCAATGAACAAATGGCCTACATGGCAAGGGAACAGTCCCAGACAACCACACCCATATTTGCCAGTGAGGTCATGCATGAAACCCTGAATTTCCTGCAGACCATGGCAAAAACCGATGCCACCCTGCTGATTCTTGGTGAAACCGGCGTTGGCAAAGATGTCTTTGCCCGTTATGTTCACGGCCAGAGTCAGCGCAGTGATAAGGTAATGATGAAGGTTGACTGCGGGAGTATCTCCGAATCTCTTGTGGAATCGGAAATGTTTGGTTACATGCCAGGGGCCTTTACAGGAGCCTCCACCAAAGGAAAGGCAGGATACTTTGAACTGGCCAAGGAAAGTACGATTTTTCTTGATGAAATAGGTGAAATGCCTCTGGCCATGCAAACCCGTCTTCTTCGTGTTCTTCAGGATGGAGAAATCATGCGTATAGGCGGGAGCAGACCCGTGAAGGTGGATGCAAGAATCATAGCCGCAACCAACCGGGACCTTGCCAGCCGTATTGAAGAGGGAAAATTCAGGCAGGACCTCTTCTATCGTCTCAATGTGGCTACGGTTACCATCCCTCCCCTACGGGAACGCCAGGCAGACATCCAGCCCCTGGCCGAAGCTTTCATCAGAAAGTACAGCGCAAAGTACAATAAACGCATCGCCTTCATGGATGTAACCCTGAAAGCCATGAGTCATTATAGCTGGCCCGGGAATGTCCGTGAGCTGGAAAATTTTATCCACTCCCTTATTATCACCCATCAGGGTCCCATCATAGCTCCGGCCGATCTTCCCGTATCCATCCTTGGAAAAGAAGCCCCCAAAACGGAACCCTATTCCGATCTTCTTCAGGGAGGACGGTCTCTTAAAGAAATAATGGCGGATATTGAGTCCGACTTTCTGGATCGTGCCATCCGTTGGCACGGCTCCGTCCAGCAGGTAGCACGGATCTTCAAAGTCAACCGCAGCACCATCTTTCGAAAAATTCAAAAAAAAAATACGGATAGCGCAAAGGACAGGGCTTCGCCATGA
- a CDS encoding sensor histidine kinase produces the protein MTPLCSPFRQHRLLRLQRQKLERRIRRLEGDAAGLRRAQKDLAKSEETYRTVFANTGTATILIEEDATIAMVNAEFERLSGFSRHEVEGRQVWTVFVENVEDRERMKRYHHLRRINPSAAPRTYECRLKNKNGERLIATMTVAMIPGTQQSIASVLDITQRRKTEEALRKSEEKFAKAFQSTPVAMMIATMSEGRILDVNDTFIKIAGYPRQAIIGSRIRDMDFWPDTGLFKNLARELLARGQFHQREIVYRTHSGDIRNANLSADIVDLGGVPCMLNAILDITEQRRLEKEILRTGEEERRKIGYDLHDDLGQHLVGVEAMARLLHKRLTIAQNPAAALAGEITDLIRSATTKTRDMAKGLCPVNMDAGGLGTALSQLAEQIDNVFHVRCHMEALTRDMKMDHNTAINLYRIAQEAISNALRHGRAERIHMELSCHGQHICLRIQDNGKGLPDPLPDQGMGLGIMAHRARRIGAEFEIRNLHPGVEILCLIPHAS, from the coding sequence ATGACACCTCTCTGCTCTCCGTTCAGACAACACCGCCTCCTTCGCCTGCAGAGACAGAAACTGGAGCGCCGTATCCGCAGGCTGGAAGGCGATGCCGCCGGTCTGCGCAGGGCACAGAAAGATCTTGCCAAATCCGAGGAAACCTACCGTACCGTGTTTGCCAATACGGGGACTGCCACCATCCTCATCGAAGAAGACGCCACCATTGCCATGGTGAATGCGGAATTTGAAAGACTGTCGGGTTTCAGCCGTCATGAGGTGGAAGGCCGACAGGTCTGGACGGTTTTTGTGGAAAATGTGGAAGACCGTGAACGCATGAAACGCTATCACCACCTGCGCCGAATCAATCCTTCCGCCGCTCCCAGAACCTATGAGTGCCGACTGAAAAATAAAAACGGCGAACGGCTCATCGCCACCATGACTGTGGCCATGATTCCCGGTACCCAGCAAAGCATCGCCTCCGTTCTGGACATCACCCAACGCAGAAAAACCGAAGAAGCCCTTCGCAAATCCGAAGAAAAATTTGCCAAAGCCTTTCAGTCCACTCCCGTTGCCATGATGATTGCCACCATGTCCGAAGGCCGAATTCTGGACGTCAATGATACCTTTATTAAAATAGCCGGGTATCCAAGGCAGGCCATTATTGGCTCCCGCATACGGGATATGGATTTCTGGCCGGACACAGGGCTTTTTAAAAATCTGGCAAGGGAGCTTCTTGCCAGGGGTCAGTTTCATCAACGGGAAATTGTCTACCGAACCCATAGCGGTGACATCCGCAATGCCAATCTTTCTGCGGATATAGTTGACCTTGGTGGTGTACCCTGCATGCTCAACGCCATTCTGGATATTACGGAGCAACGCAGACTGGAAAAGGAAATTCTGCGCACAGGAGAAGAAGAACGGCGAAAAATCGGTTATGATCTCCACGACGATCTGGGCCAGCACCTTGTGGGTGTGGAGGCCATGGCGCGCCTTCTCCATAAACGGCTGACCATAGCCCAAAACCCCGCCGCTGCCCTTGCCGGAGAGATCACGGATCTCATCCGTTCCGCCACCACCAAAACCCGCGACATGGCCAAGGGCCTCTGTCCGGTAAATATGGATGCCGGAGGACTGGGGACGGCCCTTTCCCAGCTGGCAGAACAGATTGACAATGTGTTTCATGTCCGCTGCCACATGGAAGCACTGACCCGTGACATGAAAATGGATCACAATACGGCCATCAACCTCTACCGCATTGCCCAGGAAGCCATCAGTAATGCCCTGCGTCACGGCAGGGCCGAACGCATTCATATGGAGCTTTCCTGCCACGGACAGCATATCTGCCTTCGCATTCAGGACAATGGCAAGGGACTGCCCGATCCTCTGCCGGATCAGGGCATGGGACTGGGTATTATGGCCCACAGAGCCCGTCGCATCGGAGCGGAATTTGAGATCCGCAACCTTCATCCAGGAGTAGAAATCCTATGCCTCATACCGCACGCATCCTGA
- the gspE gene encoding type II secretion system ATPase GspE — protein MHEIVAEKLGLSLGCRRELVLSIMKEGEEGLVEGLIKARAGDERSVLAAVSEAFHIPLMLEIEPGSMDFARKVPIHFLKRHLLLPMEGEGRVIMHDPLSLEAAGDLCPLLGTEPLSPVLAPRARILAAINQAYDEARGSAEELAQNLEEESGDSILSEIEEAADLLDDSNDAPIIKLVNHIIAQAVKAKASDIHIEPYQDRFVIRYRMDGMLYELMRPAKWMQAPLVSRIKIMAKLNIAEKRLPQDGRLEVKIGGQSVDVRISTVPTAFGERVVLRLLNKAGNLLTLSDFGMAADTYQTIQRLIHQPNGIILVTGPTGSGKTTTLYAALSEINREDLNIVTIEDPVEYRIPGIGQIQVSPKIGLTFAKGLRSIVRQDPDVILVGEIRDQETAEIAVQSALTGHLVFSTLHTNDSASAITRLVDIGIEPFLIASAVKAVMAQRLVRILCPECKIPYQPLPEEIDTLGPEGECLRSREVFQPVGCTACLQTGYRGRMSIYEIMEMDSTLKKLVLKTSDANPIQNAAVRAGMVTLRKDGIRKIGEGLTTIAEVLRVS, from the coding sequence ATGCATGAGATAGTTGCGGAAAAACTGGGTCTTTCCCTTGGTTGTCGGCGGGAGCTTGTGCTTTCTATCATGAAGGAGGGTGAAGAGGGACTTGTGGAGGGGCTTATCAAGGCCCGGGCAGGGGATGAACGAAGTGTTCTGGCTGCCGTATCCGAGGCCTTTCATATTCCTCTGATGCTGGAAATAGAGCCGGGTTCCATGGATTTTGCCCGGAAGGTACCCATTCATTTTTTAAAACGTCATCTGCTTCTTCCCATGGAGGGTGAGGGCCGGGTTATCATGCATGATCCCTTGTCCCTTGAGGCTGCGGGAGACCTCTGTCCTCTGCTGGGAACGGAGCCTCTGTCTCCGGTGCTGGCTCCCAGAGCCCGCATTCTTGCGGCCATCAATCAGGCTTATGACGAGGCCAGAGGCTCTGCGGAAGAGCTGGCCCAGAACCTGGAAGAGGAGTCCGGAGATTCCATTCTCAGCGAGATCGAGGAAGCGGCTGATCTTCTGGATGACAGCAACGATGCTCCCATTATCAAGCTTGTCAATCACATTATTGCCCAAGCTGTCAAAGCCAAGGCCTCGGATATTCACATTGAGCCCTACCAGGACCGCTTTGTGATCCGTTATCGTATGGATGGCATGCTCTATGAGCTTATGCGTCCTGCCAAGTGGATGCAGGCACCACTTGTTTCCCGTATTAAAATTATGGCCAAGCTCAATATTGCGGAAAAACGGCTGCCTCAGGACGGGCGTCTTGAGGTGAAAATCGGGGGGCAGTCCGTGGATGTCCGTATCTCCACCGTACCCACAGCTTTTGGTGAAAGGGTGGTGCTGCGTCTTCTCAACAAAGCGGGCAACCTGCTGACCCTGTCGGATTTCGGTATGGCAGCGGATACCTACCAGACCATTCAACGGCTGATTCATCAGCCCAATGGGATTATTCTTGTAACCGGTCCCACGGGCAGCGGTAAAACGACCACCCTTTATGCGGCACTTTCGGAGATTAACCGGGAAGATCTGAATATTGTCACGATTGAGGATCCCGTGGAATATCGTATCCCCGGTATCGGTCAGATTCAGGTGAGTCCTAAAATCGGCCTGACTTTTGCCAAAGGGCTGCGCTCCATTGTCCGCCAGGATCCGGACGTCATTCTTGTGGGAGAAATCAGGGATCAGGAAACAGCAGAAATAGCCGTGCAATCTGCCCTGACCGGTCATTTGGTTTTTTCCACCCTCCATACCAATGATTCGGCCAGTGCCATTACCCGCCTTGTGGATATTGGCATAGAGCCCTTCCTGATTGCTTCGGCTGTAAAGGCTGTCATGGCCCAGCGTCTTGTACGGATTCTCTGCCCGGAATGCAAAATTCCCTATCAGCCTTTACCGGAGGAAATCGATACTCTCGGGCCAGAAGGCGAGTGCCTGAGGAGCAGGGAGGTCTTTCAGCCGGTGGGCTGTACTGCCTGCCTGCAGACAGGATACAGGGGACGCATGAGTATTTATGAAATTATGGAGATGGACAGCACCCTGAAAAAGCTTGTTTTAAAGACATCCGATGCCAACCCCATTCAGAATGCGGCCGTACGGGCAGGGATGGTGACCTTGCGTAAGGATGGTATTCGTAAAATAGGAGAGGGGCTTACCACCATAGCAGAAGTGTTACGGGTTTCATGA